AAACATGAGGTATTTACCAATACCACTATTGCCATTTGCTGATCGTgaataacatattatttattcaagTGGGAAATCCATAATAATAAGATAGCAACTGTCCTGATAACAAGGTACCAAATCAATTTCAAATAAACAACAGAAatgattttatattaattaataattcatAACATCATATTTTAGGCCTAtctccagcagtggacgtcctctggctgatatgatgaacATCATATTTTACTACACACGGGCAAAATGCTAAGGTGACAATTTGCCACAATCTATTATCTAGTTTAGGCAGAGATATGTTGCTGactgccagctggcaaattcaaTGTTTGAGGTCaataccagggatgttgcggatcaATTTTATGCAGATGCGGAAGTtacgcggttgcggatgcggatattcgcaGCATCCCTAGTTAATACCATCCATAATGTCATGTATCTCTCACATCTTGTTATTACATTACCAAATGATCCTAGTTTGATAAATCTTACAATATTCTAaagccatttaaaaaaattgctttAACAAGTCCGCTAAAATTGTTACACAATGCTAAGTGCTAAGCAACAATGTAGGTAAGTGAAGTAAATAAATCACTGAACCATGACTGATGTCTTCATTATTCACAGTGATTGATTACAGTCTGATGTTGATTgttaaaaaggaaaaatatgatattttaaactgttgtgTTGTTCTAACTATTAATTCACACATGGattgtattaattttttttgtttaattttatgttaTCGATTTTTTTAAGACAGCTGGGTTGTTTTGAAATCAGTTACTTTCATATCAACTTTTAAGGGATTttttccctgctaggagggatcaacaTGGCACTTTTCAGTTCTATGAAATTGATAATGTAATTCATAATATTCATTTGAATTAGTAGACAATGTGAGTGTGACCAACTTAAACTTCTAcagattataatattatataattggATCTAACCCCTTACCTCACTGGATGTAAGTCTAATGCATCTTCAGAGTTCAGCCACTCCAAAAATTGCTGCATCAGCCTCTGTATCTCAGAGGGCCCGGGTGGGATGTGTCCCCCGACATAAACCTGTGTTCGCCTGAACTGCCCTCCTTCCACTGGGTCCACATGCCCCAAAACCCTCTTATGGATCTCCATTATGTCCCCCATAGTGATATCCCTCAAGCGGTACAGTAATGTTGAATTAATATACTTCATAGCTGCATCTAAACCTAAAATCTCATTATGCTCATCTATGCTTTTGCCAGAAACGGCTATTCTAGTCTCCAATATACTCCTTGTTTGCTGTAATGTCATTGTGTTCCCTTCAATACCAACTGTGTGGTAAATGTGTTGGAAATAAGCCTCTTTCTTGGCTCTCCGCAAAGCAGAGTTGTTCTCTGGTATGGATGACAGTGCATCTCGTTTTTCGTCTATTTTCCTTAACATTTCTCTGTCTAAGTTTTCAACTATGCTGGCTGTGCGTTGCCTGTTCATCAGAGCACCCGTATGGTCTGGATAATTACTTAAAGCTAATGTGTAGAGTTGGTCAGCTCTGACTACATCTTTCTTTGTGTCTTCTAAGAATTCCCCGTAGTGGTTTAAAACGTCTGCGTGTTTAGGGGACAGTGCAAACGCGTGTTGGAAGAGTTTTAAAGCTTTGTCAGCCTTCCCATGTTTCTTCATCTCAAGAGCAGCTGCTAGTGACACCACAGCTTCTGCATCTCGCACGGTGTCCTTGGACTTTGCCGACGGCAGCGGCGTATCCTCGGAAACCGTCTCCAGGTAGTTACCATACAACCCAATAGGTATTGGAAAGAACGGCTTAGAGAATTTTGCCTCATAAGTAAGTAACTTGTGCAAAGAGACGACCACAGCCAACGTACACACCACACTAGACAATATCAACACCGTTCTAAACCTTTCTAACTTCATTTTTGTGTGTAAATATTTCGTATCACTGCACTTCATTTCTTCGCACTTCGGCGCCCAACCTAAGAATAACATGGCACTGAACTAAATATCTACAGCAGAGTGATAAAATCTGTGAGTCAATCACTGGAAATAATTTAGATTGCATCGTGTATTGCTAAAATTTTTAGAGAGCGCTAATAATGTTAAACCACGTAATTCCATGGTTAGATGACAGATGACAGGGAAATGTTTTGACAGCGACAGCTCTTGACATTAAATCTATTCAAGCTTTGTAAAAACACTTTTGAGTCAAAGGATGCGAtagaattaataaaataaaaagtaatgaCTTGAATAGCGCTCGCTTATTTTATAGCAGCAACACTGACAAAATAAATGGCGGTGAAATAAAAAAGTTAGAATACTTTTCTCAAACGATTTAAAGTTTCGAAACGGTTGCTTTTTTGAATGTTTTGTAACTTTTTAATCTTCTTCTTTGCCTGTCCCTCTTCCCAATTTATCTGGGGTCGGGTCGGGTCTCCTTGTATGTCTGCGCCAGAGTGCTCTGTTCTGGCTTGTCTGCGAACCCAGGTTCTCTTTCCGGATCTCTTTCTGCGTCTAAGGATAGGTGCTTTGTTGTAACTTTTTAATGTTACCTCAATATTTGCAAATGACTCTTTCAACGTATGACGTCTATACAGGTAATTTCGCATTGTATTTAAATTCGCAGAGTTTGCTAACAGCTAGTTCTGCAATTTTAAGCATGGTTTGAAGTTAATTGCTTAAAGGAAAAATGTGATCTTTCAGACTTTTATTAAATCATACAAAGATTATAATTGTTGCATACATTTAGCATAGAAACTACTGactaggttaggtaggtaacaTAATAATATGCGTATTCCACTGTTGCGTCAAAACCACTGAATCGATTGTGATGAATTCAATCATTTCTTTCTTACGACCTGGGTGACAAATGCTTTAGAGTCAAGGCGACAATACTAATAGAGGTGACAATGGGGGAGGAGGAAGATGACctatcgagatgattttatttgaactttcagtaggagtagcctGCTGAATGTTAAGTAACTACCTACTTCCTCACTAGGTACTTTAAAACGATAGACGTATTGTTTACCCATGCTTCGTGGGCAACAATGAACCTGTTTAATGGGTGCGTAGGTTGATTTTGTTCTTGTCTGTGGGAATTTACATGGAAATTTACATTTCGAAACACGAAAATTGACCTTTTCACATCACTTATTCGGAAAtaggctttttcttccccgctaggggGGATCataagtggcacttttcctccctgctaggaggatcaaagtagcacttttctgcatagtattttttttaggtttaataATATATTGGAAAGTAATAGCTCCGGTCGAGTTACTACGCACTTTTCCACTCGGTGATGTGCTATGGTTTACAATTGTGGGCAATGGCAGCTGAATGGCAACGTGCCTTTATCCTACAAAAGCGAGCTATACGCATTATCTCTTTTGTTCCACCTCGTACTCCAGCACACGACTTATTCAAAGTGAACAATATTCTTACACTGCCTTCTCAGTTCATTTACGATGTAGCAAAACACGTTAATGAAAACCTACATACTTTCCCGTGCAAAAAGATCACTCGCACTAGACAAGGCTTGAAAAACCAACTCCGCACTTACCCTATTAAACTGACCAAGTCATCTAAAATCATGTCACACGTAGGACCTAAAGTATACAACAAGCTCCCAACAGAGATAAAGAATGCGGGTAGTacccaaatatttaaaaaaaatttaagatAATGGCTGTTAAACTACTCTTTTTACGATATTAATGATTTCTTTCATCTACCgaataatttataaatgtaatttattgataataatgtaatgtaagcTAAATCTACTTTAATTTactctacttaaaataatttaattgaataattgacATTGTACCTATCCTGATATTTTAATGAATctgattatttaattaatttgaatgttATATAAAAAACTGAATACCTATTGCCTAATAACTtgacatgtaatatttaaaatattataaataaatgactatgaccaactatgactatgactaatAATTTGTGGTGTGTAAAGCACTATGTGTCACATAATGGTAATCTTCACAAACTCTTTTCATCTGAGACTATCTAGGGTTTCGTTTcgtgaaatgaaataaataacacAGGAAATTCTCTATAGTTTTGTATTTGAATAGTTTTTTCGGTCTcccaaataaataacaaaacttacacactaacattcagaTCATTGTTAATAATAACATACTAACGATTGAAACTGCGTATACTACATACTTAATTAATGCATTTCATCTAGTATGTATACCTGTGATGTGACTTATAGgtataaaatcatcatttataCGACGTCCTTTCGTTAGCAATTAAAGTTTATTGCTTCTGGCCTTCCAAAATGTAATTACATGTAAAGGCCTTAGCATTAGGTACCTTAAACTAATTATAAGTTACAacagtaataaaattaatgccTATTTGTAAATGTAGAGTCAACTTCGCTAAATTCTCATCCAGTCACAAAGTAAACGGTGGCTCTACTTTCAGAAATAAGCttgtaattaaataaacccCCTGTTAATTCATTAAGCTGCTTGATAGCTACGGGAAGGCCTTTTAATTACTTTCATAGAAATGCACAGTGCGTCACAATCGACGTGTGTGTTACTTGTGACGCTCGCACGACTAGACCTTTCTGTCGCATACAAAACAAAATCGCACAAAGCGCCAAACACGCGCAGTCTACCGAGATTGCGTACCTTGCCCCTGTATCACATCGCGCTTATATACACCTCGTAAATCCATGAAAGTCATGAACAGCTTTATTGAGACAGTGCAAAAATACGTCGAAATAGCGACTGCTTTTGGCGCCATCGCGCGTAGTTGC
This genomic interval from Cydia splendana chromosome 4, ilCydSple1.2, whole genome shotgun sequence contains the following:
- the LOC134789670 gene encoding protein adenylyltransferase Fic isoform X1, with product MLFLGWAPKCEEMKCSDTKYLHTKMKLERFRTVLILSSVVCTLAVVVSLHKLLTYEAKFSKPFFPIPIGLYGNYLETVSEDTPLPSAKSKDTVRDAEAVVSLAAALEMKKHGKADKALKLFQHAFALSPKHADVLNHYGEFLEDTKKDVVRADQLYTLALSNYPDHTGALMNRQRTASIVENLDREMLRKIDEKRDALSSIPENNSALRRAKKEAYFQHIYHTVGIEGNTMTLQQTRSILETRIAVSGKSIDEHNEILGLDAAMKYINSTLLYRLRDITMGDIMEIHKRVLGHVDPVEGGQFRRTQVYVGGHIPPGPSEIQRLMQQFLEWLNSEDALDLHPVRYAALAHYKLVHIHPFIDGNGRTSRLLMNLLLMQAGFPPVIIPKQHRHLYYQHLQTANEGDVRPFVRFIAQCTERTLNLYLWATSEFSHMVPAIGDPHILAGELEMEDPL
- the LOC134789670 gene encoding protein adenylyltransferase Fic isoform X2; translated protein: MLFLGWAPKCEEMKCSDTKYLHTKMKLERFRTVLILSSVVCTLAVVVSLHKLLTYEAKFSKPFFPIPIGLYGNYLETVSEDTPLPSAKSKDTVRDAEAVVSLAAALEMKKHGKADKALKLFQHAFALSPKHADVLNHYGEFLEDTKKDVVRADQLYTLALSNYPDHTGALMNRQRTASIVENLDREMLRKIDEKRDALSSIPENNSALRRAKKEAYFQHIYHTVGIEGNTMTLQQTRSILETRIAVSGKSIDEHNEILGLDAAMKYINSTLLYRLRDITMGDIMEIHKRVLGHVDPVEGGQFRRTQVYVGGHIPPGPSEIQRLMQQFLEWLNSEDALDLHPVRYAALAHYKLVHIHPFIDGNGRTSRLLMNLLLMQAGFPPVIVPKQHRHLYYQHLQTANEGDVRPFVR